One stretch of Pedobacter riviphilus DNA includes these proteins:
- a CDS encoding biotin carboxylase domain-containing protein, which yields MQTYSTPKGNGVRVDDGFEQGMEIPIYYDPMIAKLITYGKDREEAIERMVRAIEEYDITGIETTLGFGKFVMQHEAFKTGKFDTHFVGKYFKPESLKVQDETEALIAAVIAAKLFDKKEVKLGGAAVKNSSDWRKNRLKY from the coding sequence TTGCAGACTTACAGCACACCCAAAGGCAATGGGGTAAGGGTTGATGATGGCTTTGAGCAAGGTATGGAAATCCCGATTTATTATGATCCGATGATCGCGAAACTGATCACTTATGGTAAAGATAGGGAAGAAGCTATTGAGCGAATGGTGAGGGCTATTGAAGAATATGATATTACGGGGATAGAAACTACTTTGGGTTTTGGTAAATTTGTCATGCAGCATGAGGCTTTTAAAACAGGTAAATTCGATACGCATTTTGTAGGTAAATACTTTAAGCCCGAAAGTTTAAAGGTACAGGATGAAACGGAAGCCTTAATTGCCGCGGTAATTGCTGCAAAACTGTTTGATAAGAAGGAGGTGAAGTTGGGTGGTGCGGCAGTTAAGAATAGTTCCGATTGGAGAAAAAATAGATTAAAATATTAG